A genome region from Triticum aestivum cultivar Chinese Spring chromosome 2B, IWGSC CS RefSeq v2.1, whole genome shotgun sequence includes the following:
- the LOC123039469 gene encoding cyanidin 3-O-rutinoside 5-O-glucosyltransferase-like yields the protein MATDEQHQRHSRNGGVHTGHHFLIVAYGVQSHLNPCRVLAHRLARIHGVDGSGPVLATVSLPVSAHRRMFPSSRDVDNKDAASATDGVVSYAPYSNGLDDGSMARDGEARARSRQATFESLSAVVATLAARGRPVTCVVCSMVLPAALDVAREHAIPLAVYWIQPATVLAAYYHYFHGHGHLVASHAADPAYEVSLPGLPRPLRIRDFPSFLVDTTGSELAKVFNEAAGELFERLGDHGCTKVLVNTFDELEPAALAAMKEHLDVFAVGPVIGSSSAEPRIHLFSHAGADVKRYMEWLGAQAVRSVVYVSFGSVWTYSEKQMEEIASGLRRCGRPYLLVVRNDGRQEDVSRSLDDLVQEGLGMVVEWCDQPKVLSHPSVGCFVTHCGWNSTLEAMALGVPVVAAPSLFDQPTNAFLIEEEWASGVRGERNSEGVFTGEELARCVELLMGHGPRAIEIRERVEALKGMAQEAAASGGPAERSLRSFVMAAGSSDEVCRNTPPNLSKSIKSMHAGVDQLALSIGRS from the coding sequence ATGGCCACGGACGAACAGCACCAGCGACACAGCCGCAACGGCGGCGTGCACACCGGCCACCACTTCCTCATCGTGGCCTACGGCGTCCAGAGCCACCTCAACCCGTGCCGCGTCCTCGCGCACCGCCTCGCGCGCATCCACGGCGTCGACGGCTCCGGGCCCGTCCTCGCCACGGTCTCCCTCCCGGTCTCCGCTCACCGCCGCATGTTCCCTTCTTCCCGAGACGTCGACAACAAGGATGCCGCCAGCGCCACCGACGGCGTCGTCTCTTACGCTCCATACTCCAACGGCCTCGACGACGGCTCCATGGCCAGAGACGGCGAGGCCAGGGCGCGCAGCCGCCAGGCGACCTTTGAGAGCCTGTCAGCCGTCGTCGCCACCCTCGCCGCACGTGGCCGGCCCGTCACGTGCGTCGTTTGCAGCATGGTTCTCCCCGCGGCGCTGGACGTCGCGCGTGAGCACGCCATCCCGCTGGCCGTGTACTGGATCCAGCCGGCCACCGTGCTCGCCGCGTACTACCACTACTTCCACGGCCACGGCCACCTCGTCGCGTCCCACGCCGCCGACCCCGCGTACGAGGTGTCCCTGCCCGGACTGCCCCGCCCGCTCCGGATCCGCGACTTCCCGTCCTTTCTCGTCGACACCACGGGTAGCGAGCTGGCCAAGGTCTTCAACGAAGCGGCCGGAGAACTGTTCGAGCGCTTGGGCGATCACGGCTGCACCAAGGTTCTCGTGAACACTTTCGACGAGCTGGAGCCGGCAGCGCTGGCAGCCATGAAGGAGCACCTAGACGTGTTCGCCGTCGGGCCGGTGATCGGGTCCTCCTCGGCCGAGCCGCGCATCCACCTGTTCAGCCACGCCGGCGCCGACGTGAAGAGGTACATGGAGTGGCTGGGCGCGCAGGCGGTGAGGTCGGTGGTGTACGTTTCGTTCGGGAGCGTATGGACGTACAGCGAAAAGCAGATGGAGGAGATTGCCAGCGGGCTGCGGCGGTGCGGGCGGCCGTACCTGCTCGTCGTGCGCAACGACGGGCGGCAGGAGGACGTGAGCCGGAGCCTGGATGACCTCGTGCAGGAGGGGCTGGGCATGGTGGTGGAGTGGTGCGACCAACCCAAGGTCCTGTCGCACCCGTCCGTGGGATGCTTTGTCACGCACTGCGGCTGGAACTCGACGCTGGAGGCCATGGCCCTCGGCGTGCCGGTCGTCGCTGCGCCAAGCTTGTTCGACCAGCCGACGAACGCGTTCTTGATAGAGGAGGAGTGGGCTTCCGGCGTCAGAGGGGAACGCAACAGCGAGGGCGTCTTCACCGGGGAGGAGCTCGCGAGGTGCGTGGAGCTGCTCATGGGTCATGGCCCGAGGGCTATTGAGATCAGGGAAAGAGTAGAGGCTCTGAAAGGGATGGCGCAAGAGGCCGCGGCTTCGGGCGGGCCGGCGGAGCGGAGCCTCCGAAGCTTTGTCATGGCGGCCGGTTCGTCGGATGAAGTTTGCAGGAATACACCACCAAATCTGTCCAAATCGATTAAGTCGATGCATGCTGGAGTGGATCAGCTAGCTCTCTCGATCGGTCGgagttaa